The Pseudomonas fluorescens genome includes a window with the following:
- the nadC gene encoding carboxylating nicotinate-nucleotide diphosphorylase: MPNLRLADLTAEIEANVRRALLEDIGSGDITAQLIPAERLAKATIITRDAAIISGTAWVDAVFRQLDPRVAVHWQVHDGDRVNPDQVLFHLEGPARSLLTGERSALNFLQMLSGVATRARYLADFVAGTQVKLLDTRKTLPGLRLAQKYAVTCGGCHNHRIGLYDAFLIKENHIAACGGIAQAIAAAHKIAPGKPVEVEVESLAELKEALAADADIIMLDELSLDDMREAVRLNGGKAKLEASGGINESTLRPIAETGVDYISIGAMTKDVKAVDLSMRLSI, encoded by the coding sequence ATGCCGAATCTACGCCTCGCCGATCTGACCGCCGAAATCGAAGCCAACGTGCGCCGTGCGTTGCTTGAAGACATCGGCAGCGGCGACATCACCGCGCAACTGATCCCCGCCGAACGCCTGGCCAAGGCCACCATCATCACCCGTGACGCGGCAATCATCAGTGGCACGGCCTGGGTCGATGCCGTGTTCCGGCAACTGGACCCGCGTGTCGCGGTACATTGGCAAGTGCACGACGGCGACCGGGTCAACCCCGATCAAGTGCTGTTCCACCTGGAAGGCCCGGCCCGCTCGCTGCTGACCGGCGAACGCAGCGCGCTGAACTTCCTGCAAATGCTTTCCGGCGTTGCCACGCGGGCCCGTTACCTGGCCGACTTTGTCGCCGGCACGCAGGTCAAGCTGCTGGACACCCGCAAGACTCTGCCCGGCCTGCGCCTGGCCCAGAAGTATGCGGTCACCTGCGGTGGCTGCCATAACCACCGCATCGGCCTGTACGATGCGTTCCTGATCAAGGAAAACCACATCGCTGCCTGCGGCGGGATCGCCCAGGCCATCGCTGCCGCCCACAAGATCGCACCGGGCAAACCGGTGGAAGTCGAAGTGGAAAGCCTGGCGGAATTGAAAGAAGCGCTTGCGGCCGACGCCGACATCATCATGCTCGACGAACTGAGCCTGGACGACATGCGTGAAGCCGTACGCCTCAATGGCGGCAAGGCGAAGCTGGAGGCCAGCGGCGGGATCAACGAAAGCACGTTGCGCCCGATTGCCGAGACCGGGGTGGACTACA